The segment TACACCATCTGCACAACTTCTGTTAATTGGTTATTTCTCGGATATCTATATTGGTATGTATTCTAGTCGAGCAAGGTCGACTCTTTGGTTTGTAACGCAATTCTCTATCTAGTAACAGCTTAAACGGAGCAAGCGATATAGGCGGCCACTTACATTCATCTGGGACAGgtgggaatacgtgtctccaCACGTTGTACATGGTTTCTAATTTGTACACTTCGTTGACGTAGCTCATGGGATCTAGATGGAGATTCTGACAAGCTGTAATTACATGAGTGCATGGATAACGAAGTGCGTCAAACCTCCCACAGTAGCAAGTCTTATTTCTCAAGTGTACATGATATTGCCCTCCAATAATACCTTCGTACGGCCTGTCAAAATCCgtcacacgaaaccataggttgtTTCAATTGTGATAGACTGTATGCATGGTGTTCGCCCGCGCCTTCACattgttaatttcttgcaatacctttGCGCACCATACATGGCCTCATTGCATTTGACCTTTATAACTCGCTGCTCACTTCAGAAATAGTGCTGCTAAATGAAAATATGTCTCTCGAACAATCGATGTTATCGACAAATGATGTGTTCCTTTTAGAATAGAATATATGCATTCGGCCAGGTTtgaggtcatatgaccatatcgtaggccattgtcgtatgcttgtgtccactATTTGAAAGGTACGTTACAGAGGTAGTCTGCGCCTTCTTCGTTAACTGAAAGCAAAACcgccaacatctcatgaaaacggtccttacttatctcataccctgccaatataagttgatagcgaaaattacataccacttttccatttaaaataaattcaatattacaaacgaaattatattaatagatattaaatacCCATGTTAGTCACTTGTCATTTTTCACTTGTAAATTGAAATTGCCCATAGCAGTTGGACGCAACATGCCTTAGGCAATACCGATGGTGTGTGCGATGCCACAGGCTTCCCTGTCGCTCAGTTGCAGCTAGTATTCTGATGCCCCGATCCGATATGACGCAGATATTAGGTTGGGGGCAGACATACCTTCTTAACCTAGAAAGAGAGAAATCCCAATCATCAGCTGACTCCTCCGGTGTTATTTCAAACGCAATTGGAAGGATTCACCCACTGTCATCCTGTGTCACAGTTAGCGATAGTCGATGGGTATATCTACCGTACATAAAGGTACCGTtaatttgtaccaatggcttgcaATATAGAAATACGTCTCGGCATTGCTTAAAGCTCCAGAACAGACATTTAAATACTTGGCATCCACGGAGCAATCGGTCGTTGTAGTATGCAGGTTCCGTTTCAAGGTCTGTTAAGCAACCTGGGACATATCTCTCTAGCACCTGACACCATTACCACACTTCAATATATGAAGCGTCCCACCCACCATGCATATTTTCCAATGCCTTAtgcttagctatccaagccttgTGTAAGAGGGCGTGTACCTCAACTGGCTACGAATATTAGCAATTAAGACCGGCACTAAAGTTCTGGGATTCACCTTCACCGGCGGTAGTATTAAGGTAGCTAACATATCTGAATCCATCATGGGATGATCTTCAGAAACACCTGTCAACGAAGTACGTTAAAAAATGCAACAGTACGTAATAACAGTACTATTAAAAAGCTCTAAACAGTTAATGATACTGTACCGGCAACACATGTATgtggacctttgtacttttttTATCTCCTACAAGCTTGTCTTTTTCCTCAACGaggccatgattttccatgaacatgtaccatcttgcactgcacacttggcctcaaatttatcggatttggatttaaccactttgtagttaaccccgttcatgatgctatgttgttttaatgcaccaagaaaactatctttattggaaaactccttaccaacttccAATTCACCCGAATCCAATGAGGAACTTGTACGATCACGCCTTCTAtgtggtagatctggaaactACAACGCATCATCCTAAGATAGATCGACATTATACATGTGGGCTGGAGGCGAGTACGCCCTGAATTGCGAATCTTTTTCTTCATCATCTGAACCTCCTTCAAAATCTTCAGGTATGGTTGGAGCAGGCTCTGGTTTagaaaataatgcaacttctGCACTATCGGGGTAGGCCTCATTATCTGACCATCATCATATGCAACGTACAAGGTCCCCTCGCCAGTAGATGTGTAGGGAGTAAATCATCCCTCCTTATGGATGTTTCACAATGTCTCCAATCAGATGTGAATTGCCAATCGCTAGAAGTTGAAGTCATTCCCCAGTACGTATTTCCAGCATCAAACATCGACCCGCTGAGGTACATGTCCCATCCACTAACGGAGTGTACTGCAGGGGTTGGGTATTCTGTACTGCTACTAAACACGAACGCTTCTGTATTTTTCCACCCACTAATGGAGTGTCGGGCAGGGGTCGTGTATTCCTTTCGACCAGTAGTAAATGTTGAAGCTGTAAATGCATCATTTGGcgatgaaaattgtacatataactcaagatagggtgaTCCATTAGCGAGAAAAGTCTGTACCATTGCCTCCAAGCTACGAGTGCCTTTGATGTTGAATGAGTCATAAGTCACAGGATCAActgaagcacaaaatcgatacttaatagacaAAACTTTCATTGGCATTGTTCCGAAGATTTTATGCCTAATTTTTTTACGAAGTTTTGTCAAATCTATATTCTGGTTAAAAATTAGTCTCGCTGTATTCTCCGATAAAAAAACAACACCGTTCTCGGTGTTATagacctcaccatcatagtaaataacagcactaacacgttcactcatcttcaatttcttttcttcttagcctctctaattttttttGCTGTAAGTTATGAAACCTGAGAataaaatttggctcatttatagcctcatttttctacgaactactgtagcaaaagagcgtccatgtGGGAACTTTTTTCAGAAATTTTACTGACAgtacatcctgcttgaagcgtttttgacactatttgttcagaaacgtctactcagaattatttttctacaaaCTACTGTAgtaaaagagcgtccacgtgggagcttttttcagaaaatttgctgacagtgcatcctgcttgaagcgttttcaacagtatttgttcagaaacgtctactcagaattatttttctacgaactactgtagcaaaagagcgtccacgtgggagcttttttcagaaattttgctgacagtgcatcctgcttgaagcgttttcgacactatttgttcagaaacgtctattcagaattatttttctactaactactgtagcaaaataacgtccacgtgggagcttttttcaaaaattttgctgACAGTACATCCTGCTTGAAGTGTTTTTAAccctatttgttcagaaacgtctactcaaaattatttttgcagaaaccctaaactttaaaccctaagacaaaaaaaattatattgcttATATGTTTTTTCTAATACCCTTAacacaaatttatttaaaaaactaaaccctaatttaatcaattaaccctaatatcctaactctaatttaatatttagtatttaacattaatagttaatttaatgaattaatcctaaaatcttaaaccctaattcaattaattttttactGAAACCCTAAACTTAGCATAGCGCCAGTATGTATATATGCTGCAATCATGTTATCTTTGAGAATTTCTTTTTCGTGTATGTATATTGGAAATTAATAActaaaaaaaaatcagaaatgaGCTTGTTACAAGGTAAAAGAAACTTAGCCGATGGGttaaaaataaaatgatctaAGCCATTGTTAAGGGAAAAAAACCTAAACACTGAAGTAATCGAATTACCAAGTTGTTGTTTACACGTTAAGAGTTATTTAagggtttttactaaaatattattagaaataaaatactaaaatagtATGTTTAAACGATTATGTGTCAATTAACCCTAAATTAATCAATTAACCCTAATTTAATCAATCactaatttaatcaattaaccctAATACCTTAAACtctaatttagtatttaatatctaaaattaatagttaatttaaaccccatttcaattaatttttttcctAAAATCCTTAAATTCTAAACTCTAAAAACTTTTAACCCTAAATCAATTAAACACTAAAAACCTTAACCCTTAAAAAAATACACAAAACGCTTTCCTGGGGGAGCATTTTGTCCACGTTAGTAAAGCGCGCCCTCAAGGAAGCGTTTTCTGCTGACATGGACAAAACGCTTCCCCAAAGAAGTGTTTTGCTGACACGTACTCTGAAAACATACTGACGTGAACACGTTTTTGTAGAAAATGACCTAATCCAGTAAATAACTCAAAAAACAACCTATttctataattaaattaaaaaaaacatttttaagtAAAATAGCCCCgttatatctatttttaaaaaaCCATTTCTCCATAAAAcaaaaacaacttttgctaactTTACAGATATGTCAGATTTAGATAACTTTTAACCCTCCATCTCAAATCATGATGAAACATGCATGCAACTGACAACCCAAAGGTGAATTTGATGGACTTTGGCCCaaaactaatttttttaattttatacttaataaaatgaaaaaaattatgtttaatccttaaaaaatgaaattataaattaatgcataataaatttatatttttaatctataaaaaattataattaaattcaacCCCTGCTAAGAGGACCTAATTtcgtgagaaagaaaataaaaacctaACTCGAATAGcaagttcataaaaattaaaaccgAAGAAGGAGATGGAACTTGgcctttaatataaaaattagaaaGCTTAAGGGGCAAGGGAACATACATTGAATACCTAAATTTGGTGGCCCCCACAATGTAGTGGCTAAATTCAATCCactcatcaatttttttattcaatgttGTCTTCTAACACTAACAAACtgcaattttcattttaaaaaatttggaAGTCCCCAAAGCCATAGCAACTAAAGGGGGTGGGTGGGTGTAGTCCCCTACAGGTACAGGAGTCATGtttgaaccaaaaaaaaaaaaaaaaaaacaaagaagtcCTTTTCATCATTTAATATGTGAACCATGGATACCCAACATCTCACATGCCATGCATCTACTCACATTAATCCTACATGTGAATATAATTACCAATTTTGGGATTCAAATAGTTTAAGCTGAATCACATCACAAGAGTCAAAGAAACTTCCTATGTAAAAAGCTAGTCTTTagctataataatttcattaaaagctCTATTTTTTATGGAAAATGTAACTGTTGAGTTTTTTAAAGAGTGGttatgtaaaattaaaattaaagagttTGTATGTTTTATATGGACATCATATTActcataaataataaataatatattaaaatatgttataagtctTTGTATTATATTAAAAGTTTAGTCTTGACCTAAACAATAGCAGTAAAAATCTAATTCCTAGTCATGTACTCTTTACATTGTTATATGTTTAGTCCATATTCTTTAACTGAATCATTTTAAGTTGTTatactttttcaaaatttaaaatttcattctgaTGTAAATGATAGTCAATAATTCATTAACTGAATTTTAGTAATTAATAACTGAAAATAACAAACTAACATGatattacacatatgataatGTATTTTTAGTATTCTAATtttgaaaataacaaaatttaatgatttaataattatcgTCTAGCgagaattaaaatttaaaatttaaaaatataataattaaaaatatcaaattaaaatacataaagTTGACCTAATTAAAAAATGGGAAATAAGACCCCTTAATTGACCTAGTGGCTAAGGGTTATTCTCCAATAAAACCCACTTGAATTTAAACCTCCAAGAAGTAGTAGTAAACTTTTATTTGAGCAGCTCCTATACATATGTAATAGGAGTATATCTCTATCATTAAATGCAGGAGTAAAAACCCTTTAAATATATAGGTAAAAGTTGTTTTACCTACTTTTTTGCAAAGGAATTGGATTCTGTTTATTTGTTTCGCTTCACTATCCACTTGTCCTTTCACCTTAAAATAATATCCAAAACCATTCATCTTTCTTTCAAGAAGTTTCCTTGGTAGTTTGCTGACAATATCTAGTAGTTGATTTACCTACTGATAATAAATATAAAGTTTCCCACAATATGATAACTTCACACAAAGACATGGATGGTTTAAATTTTAATacaaattattaaaatgttaaattttacttCATTATTTATTCACATTTAAACTTatcataaataaatatttaaatatattttctatcaaatataattattaaaataattatatctaACCACATCAATACCTATATCATCTTAAATCTTAACACtgtaaaaaaaatatattgaCCAATTATATCTAATCACGTCAATACCTATATGTTATTttttgattttataattttatagtaatatttatattaatattaattaaaaataattatattaatattaaaagaaattctaattttaaatattttttaatatttgattGCTTTTATGGATACAAATAATGCAAAATTCAATAATATTCAaagttaaataatattttaattactatTCAGAAGCGATTCAAAGTGGATAGGAACTATCAGTATTCATTATCTGAATGCAACTTTATATTTTATGAATAACAAAACGATAtcataatttgttttatttaaaaaatatttttgaattactTTTTATATACTAAATTCATTTtactaaatttaattatttttcaaataatgttatttaaaatagatttaatttaaatttaaaatggatAATAAATACTAAAAATCCTATTACATATGTATGTGTCACGGGGTTAGAACTTTAGTTTGGCAAACCGCGCGACCTTAGGTAATTTCCTACTCTTGTCACAAGAAAAATAACGTACACtaggtgtttgagtaaattctctaaaaaatattttatattgagTGATTACAAATGAAGGGGAAGACttttatttatagttgaactctctCAAATCTAATGGTACAAATTAAGTTACATCAACGATCGAGATTAGAGCCCATCTACAAGATGAGAGTCTTAAGGGATTTAAGTTCTATACATCTTTATCCCTTATGATTTACAATAGTAACTCTAATTTTACTAGAGTGTTTCACTGGTCACCAATGTTTCAAGTAGATAAGTTTCTCCATATGTACCATGAGTCAAACCAATTCAAGCGGGTCAAATGAGCCCGTTTGAATTAGTTGACATCCATGGGATGCTCTTTGACCTCCATGGGTTTCTCTATATGTACTATTACTAGAGTGTTTCGCAtacaatatataataaaacatatgatttgaaactaattaatcataataacgaataaaatatgtatgatattaaaataaataaataagattaAGTTATAAGTGTCTGAAATTTAAACacaaatacatcatattaataatattaaatacataacaaTTTTGTTATCATGATGTTGTATAAAGCTGAAGTAGATAACAAATTATGCATGTTAACATAATAATGAATAAAACATGTTAAAATGAAACTTTAGTTGAGTGATCTAATTAGTATGAGTTCAAAGCGTACACattgtattttttattattattttttaaaaatactctcaaataaaaatttcaattttgtaataaataattatattttaaaatgcaTATTAAAATTTACCATTCCTAACAATActcataatttaaaaattaaaagaaaaaggaaatataAAGGCAGGGTAATCCCTAAGGCGGAGGAGCATAAAAAAGTATACTATGGCGGATAAGGCGGTGGGTTGTCAAATCATTGTCCAGCCAAAGGAATCTCCCTCTCACTCACACGCATGCTCACTTGTATTATAATTACTGTATTTTTTTCACACACAAATTATTTAGTCCTATCCCTCTAATTATGACTTTCAACACTTTGACCCCAACTCCTCACATTTCTCCACGTGTAGCTCATGCCGGCTTTCCATAAACTAATTATAACATCCTGATTGTAAATTATGTGTTGCCGTTTTGGATGTGAATAGTGAGAGGCAAGGCAAGGGTATATAATAAGTTAGTTGGGAAATGAGGAAAGGCCTGCTTGTGCTTGGTTGAGTTGAGTGAGACTTTTTGTGTAGGGTCGTATTAGAAAGAGACTTCTGCTTACTTAACCTCCTCTTCCCTTCCTTTCCTtatcttcttcttcctttttcaGAATTCATGGGGAATTGCCAAGCCATCGATGCGGCGGCCTTGGTCATTCAGCATCCCTCCGGGAGGCTTGAGAGGTTATATTGGCCCATTCCCGTCAGTGAAGTTATGAGAATGAATCCCGGTCATTACGTTTCTCTCATCATTCCCTTGCCTGTTTCCCAAGAGGAGGAAGCCAACCATCATCAAGATCGAGATACGGTGCGTTTCACCCGTGTTAAGCTCCTCCGCCCCACCGATACTCTTTCCCTTGGCCACGCTTATCGCCTTATCACTTCTCAAGGTCTTCTTCACTTTCTTTATTTGCAAGATTGTCTTTCTTTTATATTGATTTCTCAACTCTCTCTTGTTTCCTGTCCCTGCAGAGGTCATGAAGTTCATGAGAGCCAAGAAATATGCAAAAACCAAAAGGGAATCCATGAAAAAATTGCAGCACCATGGACAAGACAACCTAACTTCAGGAGGAAAGTCTGACGCACACATCACCAACCAAGTATGGCTCTCACTTATCTTTCATATATGTTCTTCCCAGCTAAGCAATCTGTGAATATGGGTCCTCAAACACCAGTTACTCGCCATGGGAACTATAAGCAAATTATGATAATCATATTGGAAGGATATCATAAATTGATTGTTAAAGTTTCCATCTGCATTAAGATTAGATACAAACTAAACCAGTTTGGAAAACATTTCATGTTTCATTTGAATCTTTCTTTCTCATTCAATCCTAAAAACTTAAGCGCTTATGTTCTAAACTTTCCAGGAACTAAAGAATGAAAGACAAATCTCACGGACATCATCTGTGAACGCTGCTTCAATGAGGTCAAAATCATGGCGGCCATCATTACAGAGCATCTCTGAGGCTGTAGGCTAATAGTTTTgttttcaagtttcttttcttaAGTGCAGATTGGTTTTGGGAATGGCAATGAACTGCCTCTTTTGTTCAATGAAACCCGAAATTAGGGAAAATGGAAATTCACCAATCGAATGAAGGTGATAACCAAAGATTTCAACTTGCAATCAAAGCTCCCAAATTGAAATCtgtttcaagaaaaataaacataTGTATAGCTTCTCAGTTCAGAGGAACATTGGATCCTAAATTGTATTACAAGTAGTATTCTAATATGAAATTAGGATTTTCAGTCTTTCACTCACTGCTTTCATACAAATCCCAAACTTGATCACTTTCAAAAAGTACAACACAATGCTATGTTGATCAAACTCTTTATTTTATGGACACGAGAATATGACTTTCAAGATCCTCCAATTGTATAAAAAAACTTTAGAAAAGTTTAATCATATCCGTGTCTGATACACATCTATATCTAACACTCATATCTGAGTTTGAGTAAATATTTGACTCCAAGTAACATAGGTACAATCTGATGATAATGGAAAATAATGTTATGAATGTGATGATAATGGAAAAATATGTTATGAAACATGTGGAGGAAATCATTTGGGAGAGTTTGAGTTCCAAACCTCCCAATCATGATCAAGGTGGTTTTGGGCCCATAACAAGGATGCCCGAGCAGCAACAGGTGCTCCAGGTAATTTCTTCTCCTTCAAAGCTACAAACATATCTGTGAAAGGCTCCACCAACAGTGTTCCAGATCCTCCATATTCATTGTGCAAGAAATCATTAAATATCTGTTTTCAACAATAGAAAAAACAGTAAGCTTCACAAAAATTTTAAGTTCACTATCAAAACTTGTATTCTTCTGTAGGCAAGGCTTATACAGGTAGAAGTAATCTTCAACACTAACTATATCACATGTATGTAGAAGCCAAATTCAAAGAAATCCCTGCATTGGGCCAAACATTCACATAAGGAAGAACATGACGAGCTGTCAGGGAAGGAGTGATTTGTTATTTTCGTGCCAGATAATTCTTTTGGGGTCAATTATTGAACAATTTCCAGCTCAATCAAAAAGCAGGCCTCTTAAAGAGACAAAAATGTTCGATTTAGAAGAAATCATTGCTGATAAAAGCTATAAACAACCAAAAGTAGGCAATTAAAATTATGTTGTTTGGATTGAAAGATTTGACTAAAGGGCTGTGAACCACTATTCTCAAACTGTTATATGATTCTCTGATTACAGGGATTAACAGGCGAGGCTTAGTGAGTGAACATGATCACCAATCACCATTGATCACATCGTGTACAATGGAACGGCATAAACCCATTTGGATGTGATGACAAGGAAGCCAGATGAAATCAGCTACTGTGAATGATAATATTGATGGTTGTGTTTTTCACAGTAAAGAGCATTGCATACTAATAATACCCAGTTCACAAAATAATGTCACTTCTAGGACCATATGTTGCATCGGCTTTATCATCAACAGAATAATAACATCTTTCAAGCATGATGAAGCCTCTCAGGTTATCAAGCGTGGTAAAGCCACTTGTGCTCTACTGATATCCTCTAACATATTACTCTGAAGATTTACTTTAACATTAATGTGTCATATTTGTTTGATGTAAAATGTAAGATATACTAAGGAATGAGATTATCATCATCGATACAAAAGACCATGTAGGCCTATCTCATTCCAAGATCCTAAGATCATCTTAGGGTTTGTTGAAGTCTTCTAAGAATGAATTTTGACACCTGAAACCATCTTATTATGTATTAATACTAAGCCACCATACTTGATACTCCGTCCATGAATCGTGGGTATTGACTCTTGAGAATGAAACAAGGctccaataaaataaaaaattctgtTCAGTGGTACATTCTTTCAAGTAAGTCATCGAAGTATGGAGGATGATAACAGCATGGGCGATTTTGGAACTAGGAACGCAAAGCTACACGAGGGCCGTCAATCCAATCTAACTACCAGCAGTTTTATCAGAAAATACAAAGAGGGATACCATAATACCAATCAGAATGCATCAGGGAGCAGAATAACAATAACATGGGCTGGAAGCCGCCAAGTGAGGGAAGAGTCAAAACTAAATTTGATGGAGCCGTTCAAACAAACAGTCGAACAGGTGGTGTTGAGTATAATTGTTCGAGACTATCAATGTCAAGTTTTGGCAGGTTCGGTGAAGAATATGCAACATGTAACAAAAACAGCGAAGGTGGAAGCAACGGCTGGCTACAGGGCTTTCGTGTACGCAAAAGAGTCGGGCTTATAAAGGATAGAGCTGGAAGGTGATGCTTTAACTCTCATTGAATTCAACAAAAACCATTCATAATATATTAACAATTAATCGAAATTAGCCGTTgctagaaaagaaaaaagaaaaagggaaagtacCTCAACGCAAACGACAATGACAGAATCAAGGTCATCACCAAATTTGTCTTTGTCTTTGGATAACTTGTTGAAAAGCTCAGCTTTAAACTTCTGGGTCTCCTATTATACCAAATACCCACAAAAATAATCAAAAGAAAATCTATCATTGGAGCTTAAAACCATAATACGTTTTTCTAAACATACAAGTGTATAAACTTACGGCTTCAGCAAACTTAGGGATAGGGTCATGGTAAACGTATTTTTGGGAATGCGAGGATCTGAGAACGCTAAGGAACGGTTTTACGGAGATGGGTT is part of the Gossypium arboreum isolate Shixiya-1 chromosome 5, ASM2569848v2, whole genome shotgun sequence genome and harbors:
- the LOC108453784 gene encoding protein PLASTID REDOX INSENSITIVE 2, chloroplastic-like isoform X2, giving the protein MASSSCSLVSIPPSLTPAKIPTSTILILRNAGLILNPPPPPLSFPTLSSKPISVKPFLSVLRSSHSQKYVYHDPIPKFAEAETQKFKAELFNKLSKDKDKFGDDLDSVIVVCVEIFNDFLHNEYGGSGTLLVEPFTDMFVALKEKKLPGAPVAARASLLWAQNHLDHDWEFPWRVTGV
- the LOC108453785 gene encoding uncharacterized protein LOC108453785 — translated: MGNCQAIDAAALVIQHPSGRLERLYWPIPVSEVMRMNPGHYVSLIIPLPVSQEEEANHHQDRDTVRFTRVKLLRPTDTLSLGHAYRLITSQEVMKFMRAKKYAKTKRESMKKLQHHGQDNLTSGGKSDAHITNQELKNERQISRTSSVNAASMRSKSWRPSLQSISEAVG
- the LOC108453784 gene encoding protein PLASTID REDOX INSENSITIVE 2, chloroplastic-like isoform X3, with translation MASSSCSLVSIPPSLTPAKIPTSTILILRNAGLILNPPPPPLSFPTLSSKPISVKPFLSVLRSSHSQKYVYHDPIPKFAEAETQKFKAELFNKLSKDKDKFGDDLDSVIVVCVEIFNDFLHNEYGGSGTLLVEPFTDMFVALKEKKLPGAPVAARASLLWAQNHLDHDWEGQETRES
- the LOC108453784 gene encoding protein PLASTID REDOX INSENSITIVE 2, chloroplastic-like isoform X1 encodes the protein MASSSCSLVSIPPSLTPAKIPTSTILILRNAGLILNPPPPPLSFPTLSSKPISVKPFLSVLRSSHSQKYVYHDPIPKFAEAETQKFKAELFNKLSKDKDKFGDDLDSVIVVCVEIFNDFLHNEYGGSGTLLVEPFTDMFVALKEKKLPGAPVAARASLLWAQNHLDHDWEVWNSNSPK